The DNA segment GGTCGGCCCATGCCTTCGAAGCTATCCGGATCAGGAACAATTCGAAGCCATCTGTGCAAGGGAATTGAGCGCAGAACGCGATCATACTTAGGCAGTCCGGGGCAGTCGTGCCCCGGACCAGCTTGCGCATTGACTCAAGGGCAGCGTCAGAAAGCCAGGATAACGGCCGATATAGCCGGGCCTGCCACACGGCGGCTCGGCGTTACCCCGGAGCTTCTCAATACTGCAATTCCTACCGCAAGGTCCGGATGGCGGGGCACAAGAAGGGGTACGTGGATGCGGCCATGATTCCGAAATTGACGTCCCCACATCGTCCATTTTCAGGGAGAAGGGCGCACGGGACAAGCCCGAGGCCCTCCCCACTTCCTTTTGCGAAACCGAAAGACCTGCCTCAGACGGACATTTCCTCTAGTTTCTGAAGATTACGCTGACATCTGCGTTGTTCTCCCCCATATTCTGGAGGCTGCGTTCTGCAAGATCGTTATCCTTCAAGTATGCGTCGAAAAAATAATGGGCCGCGGTTCGTGCAAGAAGGTTTTCGCGCTTTGGATCGATAAGCGGCGTCTCAGCCTCACATCCCGGAACCTTTGCATTCGGGAACCAGTTTTCGAAGAACGCACAGTCCGGGCTCTTGTTGCCAGGCGGTACGTTATCGGCATCCCGCAGCCAGCTATGCACCCCATTCTTGATCATGATCTGATATTTTGGGCCTTCCACACGAGCAAAGGCAGCATAGGGTCGCCCGGTCATCCGGGTGAAGACATCCTTTTCAGCCGTGAGGAACAGAACCGGCACGGACACCTCCAGATGCGGAGTGCCCAAAACTCCCATGTCATGGGTCAGAGCTGTCTGCACCGGATCGCCCGAGCCTGCGAGAACCACTGCCTTCAAACGCGGTTCGTTGATACCGCCGCCGTAGGTAGCGAAGTAGCCGGTCACTCCGCCCAAAGAATGTCCAATGAATCCAATCTCCTGGGGATTGACGATCTTGCTCAACATCGGATCGGCCAGCGTCTTGTCAATCAGGAAACTGACATCACCCACTTGTTGCCTGAGGTCCGAAACATCGGCAAATTTGATATGGGTAAAGGCTGCTCGTGATGACAAGGGGAAGGTCGGCGCAACAACGACATAGCCGTTGCTGACCAACTCATTCACGGTATTCATGTTGTTAGAGGGGTAACCCATCGTTCCATGGGCGTAGATTACAAGCGGCCAGGGACCATCGCCCGCGGCGGGGGCATCGTTTTCAGGCGCGCCACGCTTGGCTGACGTAGGATACCAAATCGTCACGTCAATCCGCCGGGTATCGGATCCCTCAAAGCCCATCGACTTCTTGATGCCGCGACTTGTGTCGATCCAGGTCACAGAGCGCATGCCAACCCCATAAGGGGCGGAAGAGGCGGGCGCGGGAGCAACGGCGACGACAGCCGCATCCTTGGCTATGGCCAGGGCAGGCACCATGGAAACGGCCAGACCCAGGACCGGGCTGAGCATCATCGTGCGCAAATTCTTCATCAAAGCGATCTCCGTATATCCGGCTCCACACACGGGAGCGGGCAAGTGAGGTTAATAATGCAGGGGAAAGACAGGAAAGATGCGGCGGCCCGGCGTCGACCGCCGATCCAGCTGTCAATCACCAAAGCGATAGCGCATTGTTACTCCGTAAGTGCGCGGCTCTCCGTACATGAGCGTATCGATACCGGTGGTCGGGTACGGGTTGAAATTGTAAGTCCCATTTGCGACACCTGCCACATAGGTCTTGTTGAACAGGTTCTTGGCGAAGAAACTTAAATCAAGCGGTTGGCCTGCAACCCCTTTCCAAGACAACCGCATGTTCACGAGACGGTAGGCCGGCTGGAAAAGTTCCAACTGATAGATGTCCGGTGAAAAGGAAGTGCCGCTACGGAACGATGCATCGACATTGAAATCAACTGTTCCGAGTTCCTGACGCACTGGCAAGGTAATCGTGGCTGAAACCGAACCGGTGTTGGTCGGTGCCAGCGCAAATGGCGTTCCGGAAATGTCCGCGTTCGTCAGAGGATTGACGTACTTCTTGTATCCGGCGTCCAGATAGGAATAGTTTCCGGACAACATCAGCCAGTCCGTCAACTTGAGGCCGAAGTCGAGCTCAATTCCCTGAATGAGCGCCTTCTCGGCGTTGATAACGATGTTGGAAGCAGGTCCGGTTTGCAGACTGCGCTGCGAATTCTTGTAGTCGTTGCGGTAGGCAGCAAGATTGAAGCGACCGATCACGGTCCCGATTTCGAATGTCGTCTTTGCCCCGATTTCGAAATCGCTGACCGTCTCCGGTTCATATACGGCGAGCCCCGAGGTCCCGAACCGATTGGTGCCACCCGGTAGATATCCAGTACGGTGCGCTGCATAAAGCAGGATCGAACGGTTGAGCTGATAATCGAGCGAGAACGTGTAGGTCGTACGCTCTGACTTGGCTTTTGACGGGACTACCCCGACATTCACATCCGGAGTGAAATTGGTCGATCCAAAAATGGCGCACAATGGTGCATCCGGCAGGGCCAGACACAAATTGGCCCCGCTCAGGGCGGAGTCATCGTTCCAGGTGTGTCGCATCCCGGCAGTCGCACTGAGCCCATTGACGACACTGTCGAGATGAACCGTTGCTTGGGCGAAGAGTGCCCTCTGCTTGGTCTCAGATTTTGAAGCGACATTGTACAGCGTACCGGCAGGGATCTGCGCAAGTGACGCCATCAGATGGTTGAACTCGGGCTCCCAACGCCGAGCGAAGAAGCCGCCGACGATCCATTCGAGCGACTGGTTGAACGATCTTCCTTCTACGTGGAACTCGTCAGTCAATTGATTGGTAGTGTTGAGCAGATATTGGGGGTAGGGATTGGCAACCTGGCCGGCCGGACGAGGAGTACCATCGCTGTCGTTGCGGTTTCCAGTCCGGGTCCTGATATAGCCGAAAATGTTCTTGAGCTGAATATCGTCAGTGAGGTCTAGTGTCGTTGTATTCGCGAGAAAATCTTCACGAAGATAGTTGAGCCCGGTGAGATCGTTGTTGACCACGCGCGGCCCCAGTTTGGTCGCTGCCTCGCACAGTGCAAACCACTGGGGATCGGAGAGTGCTATCGTTCCGTTTGGATTGCAAAGGAAGGCAACAGAATTGCCGCCTCGCTCGTTTCGCCACGTGTGTTCGTAGATTGTGCTGTTGGTCAGCCCATCTGTCGGACGTAGCGTCATGGACACCCGAAAGGCAGTACCGTTGACGTTATCGAGATCAGCTCCGTCATAGATGTTGTGCGTATAGCCCTTGCGGCGTGTCACCTTCCCTGCAATGCGAAGCAGCAGGCGGTCGCTGACGATCGGAAGGTTCAGCGCACCCTCCAAATCCACAAAGTCCAGATTTCCTACGCTGGAGCTAGCGTAACCCTCAAAGTCGTTTTTCGGCATTTGGGGTGTAAGCAGCACGGCGCCGCCGGTGGAGGTACCGCCGAACAGCGTCCCTTGAGGCCCCTTCAACACCTGAATTGATTCCAGGTCGTAATAGGGAGTTTGCGGCGCACGGCCGACGGCAGCTGCGGGCACTTCGGCCCGATACAAAATCGTTCCGCTGGAATTGACGCCCGAGCTTCCTGCGGGTTGGCCTCGAATTGAATAAGCGGCATTGCGCAGGAATCCGCCTCCCTGAACCGTAAGGCCGGGCGTCTGGCCCATCAAGTCCGAAGGCTCGGAAATCTGCTTTTCCCTCAGGGTATCGGCGGTTAGGGCAGTGATTGCGATCGGGACTTTTTGCAGGTTTTCGTCCCGCCGGCGAGCCGTCACGACAATC comes from the Novosphingobium pentaromativorans US6-1 genome and includes:
- a CDS encoding alpha/beta hydrolase family protein yields the protein MKNLRTMMLSPVLGLAVSMVPALAIAKDAAVVAVAPAPASSAPYGVGMRSVTWIDTSRGIKKSMGFEGSDTRRIDVTIWYPTSAKRGAPENDAPAAGDGPWPLVIYAHGTMGYPSNNMNTVNELVSNGYVVVAPTFPLSSRAAFTHIKFADVSDLRQQVGDVSFLIDKTLADPMLSKIVNPQEIGFIGHSLGGVTGYFATYGGGINEPRLKAVVLAGSGDPVQTALTHDMGVLGTPHLEVSVPVLFLTAEKDVFTRMTGRPYAAFARVEGPKYQIMIKNGVHSWLRDADNVPPGNKSPDCAFFENWFPNAKVPGCEAETPLIDPKRENLLARTAAHYFFDAYLKDNDLAERSLQNMGENNADVSVIFRN
- a CDS encoding TonB-dependent receptor, which encodes MNVKRVGNTIAATCSAAALASCLPQVAWAQGGPEAGYSDERGFDEIVVTARRRDENLQKVPIAITALTADTLREKQISEPSDLMGQTPGLTVQGGGFLRNAAYSIRGQPAGSSGVNSSGTILYRAEVPAAAVGRAPQTPYYDLESIQVLKGPQGTLFGGTSTGGAVLLTPQMPKNDFEGYASSSVGNLDFVDLEGALNLPIVSDRLLLRIAGKVTRRKGYTHNIYDGADLDNVNGTAFRVSMTLRPTDGLTNSTIYEHTWRNERGGNSVAFLCNPNGTIALSDPQWFALCEAATKLGPRVVNNDLTGLNYLREDFLANTTTLDLTDDIQLKNIFGYIRTRTGNRNDSDGTPRPAGQVANPYPQYLLNTTNQLTDEFHVEGRSFNQSLEWIVGGFFARRWEPEFNHLMASLAQIPAGTLYNVASKSETKQRALFAQATVHLDSVVNGLSATAGMRHTWNDDSALSGANLCLALPDAPLCAIFGSTNFTPDVNVGVVPSKAKSERTTYTFSLDYQLNRSILLYAAHRTGYLPGGTNRFGTSGLAVYEPETVSDFEIGAKTTFEIGTVIGRFNLAAYRNDYKNSQRSLQTGPASNIVINAEKALIQGIELDFGLKLTDWLMLSGNYSYLDAGYKKYVNPLTNADISGTPFALAPTNTGSVSATITLPVRQELGTVDFNVDASFRSGTSFSPDIYQLELFQPAYRLVNMRLSWKGVAGQPLDLSFFAKNLFNKTYVAGVANGTYNFNPYPTTGIDTLMYGEPRTYGVTMRYRFGD